A section of the Candidatus Rokuibacteriota bacterium genome encodes:
- a CDS encoding alpha-D-glucose phosphate-specific phosphoglucomutase: MRARQVHPLAGKPAPPELLVDVAKLVTAYYTERPDPSVPEQRVVFGTSGHRGSAFQVGFNEGHILAVTQAICRYREAHQIDGPLFLGWDTHALSEPARVSALEVLAANGVEVMVDIHDRVTPTPVISRAILAHNRGRTTALADGIVITPSHNPPEYGGFKYNPPSGGPADTGVTAWIEREANAHLADGLRGVARIPYQRARRAAAVHRFDYVTSYVEDLGAVIDVAVLRGTSLAIGVDPLGGASVGYWEAIGERHGFRLQVVNHEIDPTFRFMTVDWDGAIRMDPSSPYAMAGLIGLRDGFDLAFANDPDADRHGIVSRGGGLLEPNHFLAVSVDYLFRHRPAWKQTAEVGKTVVSSGIIDRVAARLGRRLVEVPVGFKYFVDGLSDGSLGFAGEESAGASFLRLDGTVWTTDKDGLIMGLLAAEMTARTGRDPGEQYQELTRALGEPVYERIDAEATPEQKAALQRLSPTDLRLAELAGEPVTAILTTAPGDGRPIGGIKVVAEHGWFAARPSGTEAVYKLYAESFKGRDHLRSIQEEASAIIQKAFEAGGGR; encoded by the coding sequence ATGAGGGCGCGTCAGGTTCACCCGCTGGCCGGCAAGCCGGCCCCGCCGGAGCTCCTGGTGGACGTCGCGAAGCTGGTGACGGCGTACTACACCGAGCGGCCGGACCCTTCCGTTCCGGAGCAGCGCGTGGTGTTCGGCACCTCGGGACACCGAGGCTCCGCGTTCCAGGTGGGGTTCAACGAGGGACACATCCTGGCCGTCACCCAGGCGATCTGTCGCTACCGCGAGGCGCACCAGATCGACGGGCCGCTCTTCCTGGGCTGGGACACCCATGCCCTGTCCGAGCCGGCCCGGGTGAGCGCCCTGGAGGTGCTGGCGGCCAACGGCGTCGAGGTGATGGTCGACATCCACGACCGCGTCACCCCGACCCCCGTGATCTCCCGTGCCATCCTCGCCCACAACCGCGGCCGGACCACGGCCCTCGCCGACGGCATCGTCATCACGCCCTCGCATAACCCGCCGGAGTACGGCGGGTTCAAGTACAACCCCCCGTCGGGCGGCCCGGCCGACACCGGGGTCACCGCCTGGATCGAGCGCGAGGCCAACGCCCACCTCGCCGACGGGCTGCGGGGCGTGGCCCGCATCCCTTACCAGCGGGCCCGGCGGGCGGCCGCCGTCCACCGCTTCGACTACGTGACCTCCTACGTGGAGGACCTCGGCGCGGTGATCGACGTGGCGGTGCTCCGAGGGACATCCCTCGCCATCGGCGTCGACCCGCTCGGGGGGGCCAGCGTGGGGTACTGGGAGGCCATCGGCGAACGGCACGGGTTCCGCCTCCAAGTGGTGAACCACGAGATCGACCCGACCTTCCGCTTCATGACCGTGGACTGGGACGGGGCCATCCGGATGGATCCGTCCTCGCCCTACGCCATGGCCGGGCTGATCGGGCTTCGCGATGGCTTCGACCTGGCCTTCGCCAACGACCCCGATGCCGACCGCCACGGGATCGTGAGCCGGGGCGGCGGACTCCTTGAGCCCAACCACTTCCTGGCCGTGTCCGTCGACTATCTGTTCCGTCATCGGCCGGCCTGGAAGCAGACGGCCGAGGTGGGCAAGACCGTCGTCAGCAGCGGCATCATCGACCGCGTGGCGGCCCGGCTCGGCCGGCGGCTCGTGGAGGTGCCGGTGGGGTTCAAGTACTTCGTCGACGGACTGTCCGACGGCTCGCTTGGCTTCGCGGGCGAGGAGAGCGCGGGAGCCTCCTTTCTGCGGCTCGACGGGACCGTGTGGACCACCGACAAGGACGGCCTCATCATGGGCCTCCTGGCGGCGGAGATGACCGCGCGGACAGGCCGCGATCCTGGCGAGCAGTACCAGGAGCTCACGCGCGCGCTCGGCGAGCCGGTGTACGAGCGCATCGATGCCGAGGCCACGCCGGAGCAAAAAGCCGCCTTGCAGCGCCTATCGCCCACGGATCTCCGGCTCGCCGAGCTGGCCGGAGAGCCGGTCACGGCCATCCTCACGACGGCCCCCGGCGACGGGCGGCCCATCGGGGGCATCAAGGTCGTCGCCGAGCACGGCTGGTTCGCCGCGCGTCCCTCGGGTACCGAGGCGGTCTACAAGCTCTATGCGGAGAGCTTCAAGGGCCGGGACCACCTCCGCAGCATCCAGGAAGAGGCTAGCGCCATCATTCAGAAGGCCTTCGAGGCGGGTGGCGGCCGCTGA